One window of Cohnella hashimotonis genomic DNA carries:
- a CDS encoding helix-turn-helix transcriptional regulator, whose translation MEVVASRRSLGEFLRIRRERLTPEEVGLVSYGRRRTAGLRREEVAQLAHIGTSWYTSLEQGRSVNPSEDVLNNIAKALRLTEDERRHLHLLARSDQQEPEEEDRDIATGLERMIQALDPHPAFVLGRYWDLLLWNKAAELVFHVPAFSKDTMPNFNWMRHLLTSDKLGPDLMDGASRTRVLIAQFRADFARFPNDARFKTLIEEFMEISPLFRELWPMHDVETATDHRKQKYDPRIGEMAFEHLTLQPPTHPDLKVIVFTASADTAARLQRLLDASEG comes from the coding sequence ATGGAAGTGGTTGCTTCCAGAAGGTCGTTGGGCGAATTTCTGCGCATACGCCGGGAGCGGCTGACGCCGGAAGAGGTCGGACTGGTCTCTTATGGACGGCGGCGGACCGCGGGTCTTCGGAGGGAAGAGGTCGCCCAGCTCGCCCATATCGGCACGTCCTGGTACACCTCCCTGGAGCAGGGACGCAGCGTTAACCCGTCCGAGGATGTGCTGAACAATATCGCCAAGGCGCTGCGATTAACCGAGGACGAGCGTCGCCATCTTCACCTTCTGGCCAGATCGGATCAACAGGAACCGGAGGAAGAAGACCGCGATATCGCCACGGGCTTGGAACGAATGATCCAGGCGCTGGACCCGCACCCGGCGTTCGTGCTCGGCAGATACTGGGACCTGCTGCTGTGGAACAAGGCGGCTGAGCTTGTTTTTCATGTGCCGGCCTTCTCCAAGGACACAATGCCAAACTTCAATTGGATGCGGCACCTGCTGACGAGCGACAAGCTGGGGCCCGACCTTATGGACGGAGCGTCGAGAACGCGCGTGTTGATCGCGCAATTTCGCGCGGATTTCGCACGCTTTCCAAATGATGCGCGGTTTAAGACGCTGATCGAGGAGTTTATGGAAATAAGCCCGCTGTTCCGCGAGCTCTGGCCGATGCATGATGTCGAGACGGCGACCGATCACCGCAAGCAGAAGTACGATCCCAGGATCGGAGAGATGGCGTTCGAGCATTTAACCTTGCAGCCGCCGACCCATCCGGATCTGAAGGTCATCGTCTTTACGGCGTCGGCGGATACGGCGGCGAGGTTGCAGCGTTTATTGGATGCATCGGAAGGTTGA
- a CDS encoding GrpB family protein, with product MKVRLSDYSKEWARLYENEVAFLSAIFGDEIVRFEHFGSTSVPGMKAKPVIDMMGVVRNIDRIDAYNDRMRLLGYDIAGEWGIPGRRLLRKGGEERTHHIHFYETDNPQIERHLVFRDYLRCHPAEAARYSRFKEELAERHARTNEYSPAKKAFVSEMERLALAWYAERQGR from the coding sequence ATGAAGGTTAGGCTGAGCGATTACAGCAAGGAATGGGCGCGGCTTTACGAGAACGAAGTCGCATTTCTAAGCGCGATATTCGGGGATGAGATCGTGCGCTTCGAGCACTTCGGCAGCACGTCGGTGCCGGGCATGAAGGCGAAGCCCGTCATCGATATGATGGGTGTGGTGCGGAACATCGATCGGATCGATGCGTATAACGACCGGATGCGCCTGCTCGGATACGACATCGCCGGAGAGTGGGGCATTCCCGGCAGGCGCCTGCTGCGCAAAGGCGGCGAGGAACGGACGCATCACATTCATTTTTATGAGACGGATAACCCCCAGATTGAACGGCATCTCGTCTTCAGAGATTACTTGCGGTGTCATCCGGCGGAAGCTGCGAGGTACAGCCGGTTCAAGGAGGAGCTCGCCGAGCGCCACGCGCGCACGAACGAATACAGTCCGGCCAAGAAGGCGTTCGTCAGCGAGATGGAGCGGCTGGCGCTGGCGTGGTATGCCGAGAGGCAAGGGCGTTAG
- a CDS encoding phytanoyl-CoA dioxygenase family protein, translating to MMVKVGSRELELGGEHLTELRDSNDIRHDFDALRARMAEDGYLLLRDFHDREEVLNARRAVLRKMEKMGKLDRDTLLEDGVMADGSRTLFFGGTNEDLPELLDVLNGPRIMSFFDELFGEKSLTYNYKWLRAVGKGDYTGAHYDIVYMGRGTHNLYTVWSPIGDISYAMGGLAMCLGSHRFEELKRTYGTKDSDWDKVNNYTDDPLVITGKYGGKWATTEYRAGDVMIFGMFLLHCSLENTTNQYRLSVDTRYQSSQEKIDERWAGKKPRGHF from the coding sequence ATGATGGTAAAGGTAGGGAGCCGGGAGCTGGAGCTCGGCGGGGAGCATCTGACGGAGCTGAGGGATTCGAACGATATCAGGCATGACTTCGACGCCCTGCGCGCCAGAATGGCGGAGGACGGTTATTTGCTGCTGCGCGACTTCCATGATCGGGAGGAAGTGCTGAACGCCAGGCGCGCGGTTCTCCGCAAGATGGAGAAGATGGGCAAGCTCGACAGGGATACCCTGCTCGAGGACGGCGTTATGGCGGACGGCAGCAGAACGCTGTTTTTTGGCGGGACGAACGAGGATCTACCGGAGCTGCTGGACGTGCTGAACGGGCCGCGGATCATGAGCTTCTTCGATGAGTTGTTTGGCGAGAAGTCGCTGACCTATAATTACAAATGGCTGCGCGCGGTCGGCAAGGGCGACTACACCGGCGCGCACTATGATATCGTGTATATGGGCCGCGGCACGCACAACCTGTACACCGTCTGGTCCCCGATCGGCGACATCAGCTACGCGATGGGCGGTCTGGCTATGTGTCTGGGCTCGCACCGGTTTGAGGAGCTGAAGCGCACCTACGGCACCAAGGATTCGGATTGGGACAAAGTGAACAACTACACGGACGATCCGCTCGTCATTACGGGCAAATATGGCGGCAAGTGGGCGACGACCGAGTACCGGGCGGGCGACGTGATGATCTTCGGGATGTTCCTCCTGCACTGCTCGCTGGAGAATACGACGAACCAGTATCGGCTGAGCGTGGACACCCGGTATCAATCCTCCCAGGAGAAGATCGACGAACGCTGGGCCGGGAAAAAACCGCGCGGGCACTTCTAG